A window of Salmo trutta chromosome 5, fSalTru1.1, whole genome shotgun sequence contains these coding sequences:
- the LOC115194962 gene encoding uncharacterized protein LOC115194962, translating into MPVKPVFEDILARELLGSRQSRGNDRRESNLVREREVKVCECVPSQVVRCVSELIKYAEDPDPLKTREVITTLGQLLKGHVSSKDEMLWNMDSERWKRTSLVERKEFIETVSLELILTSDSWAKDWKDQRCTCNDEEMYAESMRTSDNVSMAIYRVPDASADESKYMVTTGMKDKVSITNCWIIDGLWIVQNIFPLVQTWEWGTTSNFLFKIQDTNVPSSMASKEKIHLVDAGLKINSPYPPRPAPIQGRRPHHLLGLQRGRPL; encoded by the exons atgccagtgAAGCCGGTGTTTGAGGATATTTTGGCACGGGAGTTGTTAGGCTCGAGACAAAGCCGAG GGAATGACAGGAGGGAGTCGAActtagtgagagagagggaggtaaaggtgtgtgagtgtgtgccctCCCAAGTGGTGAGGTGTGTGTCTGAGCTGATCAAGTACGCTGAGGACCCAGATCCACTGAAGACAAGGGAAGTCATCACCACACTGGGACAGCTACTgaaag GTCATGTGAGCAGTAAGGATGAGATGCTGTGGAACATGGACTCTGAGAGGTGGAAGAGAACCAGCCTGGTGGAGAGAAAGGAGTTCATAGAGACAGTCAGTCTGGAGCTCATCCTCACCTCAGACAGCTGGGCAAAAGACTGGAAGGACCAGCGCTGCACCTGCAACG ATGAAGAGATGTATGCGGAGTCGATGAGAACATCGGACAACGTGTCAATGGCAATCTACCGGGTCCCCGATG CCTCTGCAGATGAATCAAAGTATATGGTGACAACGGGAATGAAGGATAAGGTGTCAATAACAAACTGCTGGATCATTGATG GGTTGTGGATTGTACAGAACATTTTCCCTTTGGTCCAAACATGGGAATGGGGAACCACGTCCAACTTCCTCTTCAAGATCCAAG ATACTAACGTTCCGAGCAGCATGGCGTCCAAAGAGAAGATTCACCTGGTAGATGCTGGGTTAAAGATTAATTCTCCCTACCCCCCCCGTCCTGCGCCCATCCAGGGACGTCGACCTCATCATCTCCTTGGACTTCAGCGAGGGAGACCCCtttga
- the LOC115194963 gene encoding cytosolic phospholipase A2-like: MNSTRAMLQPKDTLKTVRLSHSINDEERTYVTLRKTLIKKWLKGQGFDCELEDVPNIALLGSGGGERAAVGMLGSLFQLEQDNLQASSYICTLAVSLEDAHITNPTPSTAP, encoded by the exons ATGAATTCAACAAGAGCAATGTTGCAACCAAAAGATACTCTTAAG ACTGTGCGTCTGTCTCACTCCATCAATGATGAAGAGAGAACATACGTGACGTTGAGGAAGACTCTGATTAAGAAGTGGCTGAAAGGTCAGGGTTTCGACTGTGAACTG gAGGATGTTCCTAACATAGCGTTGCTGGGgtcaggtggaggagagagggcagcAGTGGGCATGCTGGGATCTCTGTTTCAGCTGGAACAGGACAAcctgcaggcatcctcctacat atGCACACTCGCTGTCTCTCTGGAAGATGCTCACATCACCAACCCTACCCCATCTACAGCGCCATAG